The genomic DNA ATCGCTACTCGCGGTTCTAGTCCGAATGCGCGCGCCGTATCAGCCGAGACTAGAGCGATTTGCGCTAGTTGCTGCGCATCCGGATTTGGATTTATTGCGCAGTCGGCGTAGATCAGGATATCCTCGTCAAAGCACATTATAAACGAGCTTGAAACTAGCGGGCTATCAGGGCGCGTTTTGATGATTTGCAGCGCAGGGCGGATAGTGTGCGCCGTGGTCGTGTTTGCGCCGCTCACCATGGCGTGGGCTAGTCCTTCTTGTACCATCATCGTAGCAAAGTACGTCCTGTCTCGCATGAGTTCGCGGGCTTGCTCTAGGCTTACGCCCTTGCTTTTGCGGGCTTCAAAAAGCGCGGCGGTTAGGCGATCTGCGTGCTCGTTTTTTTCTAAATTTATAAACCTCGCGCCGCTTAAATTTACCCCGAACTTTTCCGCTTTAAATTTAACCTCGTTTTCGTCGCCCAAAAGGATCAAATCTACCGCGCCGCTTTTTAGTAAAAATTCGCTCGCTCTTAATATCCGCTCATCTTCGCTTTCTGGCAAAACGACGGTTTTTTTATCTTTTGCGGCGAGTTTAAAGAGCGAATTTTCAAAGCGCAAAGGCGTGATTATATCTTGCTTTGCATTTAAAATTTCATCCAAATTTCCGCTTACGATCAGCTTTGAGTTTCGCGTAAAAAAGCTCAAATTTTCACGGCAAAAAACGGGAACGTTTAAATTTCTAGCGATCTGTAAATTTAACTCTATTTCGCCGATATTTGCGATGCTTTTTGCGGGTTTAACGAGTACGAAATCAGCGCTCTCGGCCAGGCGGTCAAATTCATTTATCGCGCTTTTAAAAAACTCACGCTCGCTGCCGTTTTCAAAGGCTTTCTGGGCATTTTCTAGTCCGTAAAAATCATTGATGGGGTCAAAAACGGCTACATTTTTAAATTTTGCTGATATAATTTCGTAAATTTCTTGAAAATTCGCGCCAAGCGCAAGGATAGAATCGGCCATAATTTTCCTTTTGGAACTTGATTTGCTTATTTTATCGTAAAATTTTCACTTTAAGGTAAAACGTGAGAAAAAATATTTACTTTTGCGCCCTTGCAGCAGCGTTTTTGAGCGGGTGTTTGCCTAGCGCCGATCCTCGCATAGATATGAAGCCGCCAGTTTACGTTGAGCAGCTTCCTGCCAAGCAGGTCAATAACCAGCCAAACGCGGGCAGTCTTTTCGGTCGCGGCGACAACCCGCTTTTTGCCGACCGCAAGGCAATGAACGTAAACGACATCGTAACCGTCGTCATCAGCGAGCGCGCCAACCAAAGCTCTAGTGGCAAGCACGACACGAGTAAAAACAGCACGATAAGCCTTGGCGGAGGGATATTTACCGCAGGCTCCGCGCCGCTATCGACGCTGGCTACTCAGCTAAACAAAGCCAGCGATATCGGCTTTAGCGCGGGCACGAAAAACGAATTTACGGGTGCAGGATCTAGCGTGCGCGCAGAGGCCTTTACGACTACGATCTCAGCGCGCATCATCAAGGTGCTAGAAAACGGCAACTACTTTATCGAGGGTTCGCGCGAACTGCTCATAAACGGCGAAAAGCAGATCATGCAGCTTAGCGGCGTGATCCGCCCGTACGACATCTCAAACGCCAACGAGATCGACTCGCGCTACATCGCCGACGCCAAGATCCTGTATAAAACAGAAGGCGACGTGGATAGGGCGACGAGGAAGCCGTGGGGGACGAAGCTTATGGAGGCGATCTGGCCTTTTTAAGCTTTTTTATGCTTAGCTAGATGGCTTGTCTTTTGAGCGCTTTTTGCGGATTTTGTTAAAATTTGACTTGATAGGCTACATGCCTTATCTTCGTCAAATTTTAACTTCAAAACCCCAAAAATCATCTCAAAATACTTCGCCTTATCTTTTTCTATTCAAATTTGAAGTCAAATTTGCAAATTTAACTTAAAATTTTTACTCACCGAGACCCGCAACCTGAAAATGCAAATTTAATTTTGCGGCGCGATAGCGCCAAATTTAGGCCTGCACGCAGTGCAGCAACTTCTAACGTGCAGTGGGGTTGGAGAGGGTTTGGGAGAGGGTCTGCCTTCGGCAGTTGCGAGTGCGTAGCACGACGCAAAGGAAGGCGACGCTCTACTTCGCTTCGCTCGTAGCTGCAAGCAGACCGTAAGTAGAAACCCCTTCTGCCTCCCAAAAAAAGAAAAAGCTTAAATTTTAGAAAACTAAAAAATGTGTATCATTAAATTTGAAAACCAATTTTAGCATTTTAAAGGTACGGGTCTCGGCGCGTCAAATTTAATAGCCTATCCAAATTTGAATCCTTCTAAATTTCACTCACAAAATTTACTCAAATTTAAGCCCTTTTAAAGCCGAGCCCAAATTCTAAGCTCGATTTTACGCGTTTTTAAACCTTAAAGCTGTATAATCGGGGTCAAATTTATCAAAAGGCGATACAGATGATAAAAGGCATTTCTGGCTCGCGCATGGTGATGGAAGCCTTGCGCGAGGAGGGCGTAGAG from Campylobacter showae CSUNSWCD includes the following:
- the pta gene encoding phosphate acetyltransferase gives rise to the protein MADSILALGANFQEIYEIISAKFKNVAVFDPINDFYGLENAQKAFENGSEREFFKSAINEFDRLAESADFVLVKPAKSIANIGEIELNLQIARNLNVPVFCRENLSFFTRNSKLIVSGNLDEILNAKQDIITPLRFENSLFKLAAKDKKTVVLPESEDERILRASEFLLKSGAVDLILLGDENEVKFKAEKFGVNLSGARFINLEKNEHADRLTAALFEARKSKGVSLEQARELMRDRTYFATMMVQEGLAHAMVSGANTTTAHTIRPALQIIKTRPDSPLVSSSFIMCFDEDILIYADCAINPNPDAQQLAQIALVSADTARAFGLEPRVAMLSYSSGDSGSGADIDLVRSAGEIARGLAPALKIEAPVQYDAAIDPAVARKKLPNSDVAGCANVFVFPNLNAGNIGYKIAQRSANCVAVGPILQGLKKPVNDLSRGCGVGDVVNTVLISAIQAANEGEK
- the flgH gene encoding flagellar basal body L-ring protein FlgH, which translates into the protein MRKNIYFCALAAAFLSGCLPSADPRIDMKPPVYVEQLPAKQVNNQPNAGSLFGRGDNPLFADRKAMNVNDIVTVVISERANQSSSGKHDTSKNSTISLGGGIFTAGSAPLSTLATQLNKASDIGFSAGTKNEFTGAGSSVRAEAFTTTISARIIKVLENGNYFIEGSRELLINGEKQIMQLSGVIRPYDISNANEIDSRYIADAKILYKTEGDVDRATRKPWGTKLMEAIWPF